The bacterium BMS3Abin11 genomic interval TTTGTATAGACTATCTTCCAACTCACCAATCAATATCCTTTGAGCATGCCGCCACATCCTCCTCAAGGCCTTCTTTTATAGATTCCCGCATACCTGGAACTGAGAGTAAATAAAGTGTTTCATTTACTGCGTTCCAATCACTCTCAGAAATAAGAACAGCATTATTTCTTTTCCCCGTAATAACAATAGGTTGGTGAGACTCTGCCGCCTCGTCAATTAGGTTATATAGATCTGCCCTTGCATCTGTTGCTTTTAAAATTGCCATATTTCATCTCCGATATACCTTAATCGTACGCATATACGTACGCT includes:
- the relJ_2 gene encoding antitoxin RelJ produces the protein MAILKATDARADLYNLIDEAAESHQPIVITGKRNNAVLISESDWNAVNETLYLLSVPGMRESIKEGLEEDVAACSKDIDW